The genomic stretch ACACATTGCGCTTCAACAAGGGCCGATTCTACCTCATCTCGGCATGGATCAACACCGATATCCCGAACCCTAGATTCATTCTGAGCACTGCAACTGACCCCTTCAACGATGCTTCCTGGGGCGACCTAATGTTGTTTGAGCCATCTGTTCGTACAATCGACCCGGATATCTTCTTCGATGATGATGGCTCCATCATTGTTGCCTCTTCCGGTACACCTATCATCGCCTCTTATCTGGATATCACTACAGGAAAGTTGAGCGAGCCGTGGACTATGTGGAATGGCACAGGAGGCCAAAATATCGAGGGTCCTCATCTTTACAAGAGAGACGGTTATTACTACCTGCTCATTGCTGAGGGTGGTACTCAACTCGGCCATTCCGCGACGATAGCTCGATCCAAGAATCTGATAAATGGAACTTGGGAAGCGTCACCAAGCAACCCTCTGGTTTCTAACAGTGGTACAAACGAATACTTCCAGACTGTCGGACATGCAGACTTGTTTGAAGATGCGAGTGGAAACTGGTGGGGCGTTGCGTTATCAACAAGAGGTGGTCCCGCTCTATACAACCAGTCAATCTTCCCCATGGGTAGAGAAATGGTGCTCTACCCCGCCTCGTGGCCAACTGGAGGATTCCCAACCGCACACGAAGTCCGTGGAGAGATGAGTGGCCCGCTGCCTCCAAGCCAGCCAAACGGCGACAGTCGTGCGTCAGGCCCGCAAGTAGGTCTTGCGGAAAGCGTCGATTTCGAATGCGGATCCTCGATACCGAAATCTTGGCTCTTCTGGCGCGCACCCTTTGACTCATCCTCCTTCCAAATCTCACCTAAAGACCACCCCAACACTCTCCAACTCACCTCCTCGCGCGTAAATCTGACCGGTGACGCCACCTTTAACGCCACGGTCGAGGGCCTCGTGGCTGTTTTTCGCCGCCAGGAACACACTTTTTTCAACTACACTGTCAATCTGCATCTTGATTTCGGCACGGCTCCCGGCGACGAACTCGGCGTGTCCAACTTTCTGAATCAGGACCAACATGTCGATCTGGGTATCGTGTATCTGTCCACCAACAACAACTCAGATCTAGCACCGCACTTCCGCTTCCGCACAAACTCTGTTCGCGCGAAGATGCCGAGTGAGATTACAAAACCAGTCCCCCAGGCTTGGTCTCAAAAAGGTGCTGCTATCCGTGTGCGGATTTCGCCTGTGAGCGAAAGCGTGTATAGCTTCTTTGTTGCGCCGGCTGGAAACCCACAGGAAGAGACGCTGTTTACAGAGTATAGCACTACGTTGCTGTCGGGTGATGGCGCGGGAAGTGGTGGGTTGTTTGGGGTTTATGCGACGACGAACGGAAATAAGGGACATGTGTTTGACGGGTATGTGAGTGAGTGGCGGTATATGCCTGTTGCGCAGAAGTTAGATTATGATGTCACCGTTTCGGTGCAAGATTGACGTGTAGGGAGGCCGAGAAAGGATGTAAATGTAATGTGAATCAATGAGTGCATAGCAAGTGTTATCAGGGGTCATGGTTTTGTGAGCCTAGACCCGCAGGAATACTGATCTTATGAGACGTCGCAATGTGTTGAACAGACATTGCTATTTCAATTGTAGAAAAGACAAGGATAAATCTCACTTCCACTTGTGATAATCCTTGCAAAAACAAGACTCCCCTAGGTATATCCTTCCCAATGTCGCTCTGACAT from Pyrenophora tritici-repentis strain M4 chromosome 1, whole genome shotgun sequence encodes the following:
- a CDS encoding XynB, Beta-xylosidase, with protein sequence MSLFTAGSLVFGLFSGLINAQTVAYNNPVLPGWHSDPSCVFVAELENTTFCTTSSFLAFPGNPIYASQDLVNWKLASNALSRVEQLPEIRTATNQQFAGMFANTLRFNKGRFYLISAWINTDIPNPRFILSTATDPFNDASWGDLMLFEPSVRTIDPDIFFDDDGSIIVASSGTPIIASYLDITTGKLSEPWTMWNGTGGQNIEGPHLYKRDGYYYLLIAEGGTQLGHSATIARSKNLINGTWEASPSNPLVSNSGTNEYFQTVGHADLFEDASGNWWGVALSTRGGPALYNQSIFPMGREMVLYPASWPTGGFPTAHEVRGEMSGPLPPSQPNGDSRASGPQVGLAESVDFECGSSIPKSWLFWRAPFDSSSFQISPKDHPNTLQLTSSRVNLTGDATFNATVEGLVAVFRRQEHTFFNYTVNLHLDFGTAPGDELGVSNFLNQDQHVDLGIVYLSTNNNSDLAPHFRFRTNSVRAKMPSEITKPVPQAWSQKGAAIRVRISPVSESVYSFFVAPAGNPQEETLFTEYSTTLLSGDGAGSGGLFGVYATTNGNKGHVFDGYVSEWRYMPVAQKLDYDVTVSVQD